From Rutidosis leptorrhynchoides isolate AG116_Rl617_1_P2 chromosome 3, CSIRO_AGI_Rlap_v1, whole genome shotgun sequence, a single genomic window includes:
- the LOC139897801 gene encoding protein TORNADO 1, whose amino-acid sequence MATNQNLKDLQWLLESIQAQTLNLQTISFHLSQPTSCCHQETHDSIHIKISNDTHFHFSNILTLLATSSTTRVSLHNIEFYQVEWDLEELKILEVLLDDSSNVNRLVFQKNKFNLECMEVLAKILRKNEVIKEIMICESRIGSYGASLIASSLKVNTSLQELQLWEDSIGSKGAEEISKMIEANSTLKMLTIFDSSPIVATPIISAVLARNRSIEVHIWSGEHDKNTSKVVEFEPESSTLRIYRLTNSGACRVVCALGWNTTVKSLDLTGVRLKSRWAKEFRWVLEQNRSLKEVKLAKTGLKNKGIVYVAAGLFKNRSLEILNVSDNCYNGVGVEHLLCPLTRFSTLQLQANITLKSITFGGKRTKIGRDGLVAILQMLSTNQTVTRLGIYEDQSLRPQDIIRIFKSLEKNVSLKCLSLQGCIGVNGDLVLKSIMETLQVNPWIEDIDLARTPLQISGNAEEIYLKLGQNAKSEHEVEVDLFKDMPMTMPKSCRVFICGQDFAGKTTLCNSISQNFSSSKLPYIEQQVKTLVNPVEQAIRTTGMKIKTFKDEDTKFSIWNLGGQHEFFSFHDLMFPGPGSASFFVIVSSLFGKPNNREPKTPSELEEDLQYWLRFIVSNSKRANQQCMLPNVTIVLTHYDKISQTSPDFQNTVNVVQRTRDKFQGYVEFYPTVFTVDARSSASVSKLTSHIRKTSKTVLQRVPRVYELCNDLITILSNWRSENNEKPAMRWREFSDLCQIKVPSLRVQSRNDHVVNKVEMRRKAVATCLHQIGEVIYFEELGFLILDFQWFCGEVINQLVKFNVKKTSCNENTSGGFVSRNELEKILRGSFHSQIPGMGSKVFENLDASDLVKMMLKLEICFEQDRSDPECLLLIPLFLEENRARIPRWREITSGSIFVGRHLECHDSSHMFLTPGFFPRLQVHLHNKIVGLNTQHGATYSLEKHLIAININGIHIRIELGGQLGYYVDILACSTKNITETLKLFRELIYPSIQTLCQGITLTENILRPECVKNLTPPRYRKTQFVPLPYLKQALLSVPADSMYDYQHTWSSVSDSGRPVLSSGFDYARDLLSEDDFREVLHRRYNDLYNLAVELQVPTENEQNHVRENETGQIDPSFAGIAKGVEEVIQRLKIIEMEIRDLKQEIQGLRYYEHRLLTELHRKVSYLTNYNVQIEERKVPNMFYFVKTENFSRRLVTNMISGMTALRLHMLCEFKSEMHVVSEQIGCEIMQVDNRTVNSLAPYMKGFMKLLTFGLKIGAHIAAGMGEMIPDLSKEVAHLAGNPLVYGAVGAAAVGAVGVATAGGGSRTRSSDVQQDMKAAQQWVVDFLREKGCCTGKDIAEKFALWRVRYRDDGQVAWVCRNHMYTRSNEIVEVPM is encoded by the exons ATGGCAACCAACCAGAACTTAAAAGACCTTCAATGGCTACTTGAATCAATTCAAGCACAAACTTTAAACCTTCAAACCATTTCTTTCCATCTTTCACAACCAACATCATGTTGTCATCAAGAAACTCATGATTCCATTCATATAAAAATTTCAAATGacacacatttccatttttctAACATCCTTACATTACTAGCAACATCTTCAACAACCCGAGTTTCGTTACATAATATTGAGTTTTACCAAGTCGAATGGGACTTGGAAGAACTCAAGATATTGGAAGTGTTACTCGATGATTCATCGAACGTAAATCGACTCGTGTTCCAAAAAAACAAATTTAATCTTGAGTGTATGGAAGTATTAGCAAAAATATTAAGAAAAAATGAAGTGATCAAGGAGATCATGATTTGTGAATCAAGAATTGGTTCCTATGGAGCTAGTTTAATTGCTTCATCTCTAAAGGTTAATACTAGTTTACAAGAATTACAATTATGGGAAGATTCAATAGGGTCAAAAGGTGCAGAAGAGATTTCGAAAATGATTGAAGCGAATTCGACGTTAAAGATGTTGACTATCTTTGACTCGAGTCCAATTGTAGCCACTCCAATTATATCTGCAGTTTTAGCAAGGAACAGATCTATAGAAGTTCATATATGGAGTGGAGAACATGATAAAAATACCTCAAAAGTCGTTGAATTTGAACCTGAAAGTAGTACATTACGAATATATCGGTTAACCAATTCAGGCGCATGCAGGGTGGTTTGTGCTTTAGGGTGGAACACAACGGTCAAGTCACTTGACTTGACTGGGGTCCGCTTGAAGTCTCGGTGGGCCAAGGAGTTTCGATGGGTTCTTGAACAAAACCGGAGTTTAAAAGAAGTTAAACTCGCAAAAACGGGGTTGAAAAACAAGGGAATTGTTTACGTTGCAGCCGGGCTTTTCAAGAACCGAAGCTTGGAAATTTTGAATGTATCTGATAATTGTTATAATGGGGTTGGTGTTGAACATTTGCTTTGCCCGTTAACTCGATTTTCGACTCTTCAACTTCAAGCGAATATAACTTTAAAGTCGATAACATTTGGAGGAAAAAGAACGAAAATAGGGAGAGACGGGTTGGTTGCGATTTTGCAGATGTTGAGTACTAATCAGACTGTAACAAGATTAGGAATTTATGAAGATCAAAGTTTAAGACCACAAGATATAATTAGAATATTTAAGAGTTTGGAGAAAAATGTTAGTTTGAAGTGTTTGTCTTTGCAGGGTTGTATTGGGGTTAATGGTGATTTAGTGTTGAAGAGTATTATGGAGACTTTACAGGTTAATCCTTGGATTGAAGATATCGATCTTGCGAGAACGCCACTTCAGATTTCGGGGAATGCAGAAGAAATATATTTAAAATTAGGTCAAAATGCGAAATCTGAAcatgaagttgaagttgatttgtttaaGGATATGCCTATGACCATGCCCAAGAGCTGCAGAGTGTTCATCTGTGGACAAGATTTTGCTG GAAAAACTACATTATGCAATTCAATTTCACAAAACTTTTCATCTTCTAAGTTACCTTATATTGAACAACAAGTGAAAACTCTAGTAAATCCTGTTGAGCAAGCAATTAGAACAACAGGAatgaaaataaaaacattcaaagaTGAAGATACAAAGTTTTCAATATGGAACTTAGGTGGACAACACGAGTTCTTCTCCTTTCACGATCTCATGTTTCCGGGCCCCGGAAGTGCATCATTTTTCGTGATTGTTTCAAGCTTATTTGGTAAACCAAACAACCGGGAACCAAAAACACCATCAGAGTTAGAAGAAGACCTTCAATATTGGCTCAGATTCATAGTTTCCAACTCAAAAAGAGCAAATCAACAATGTATGCTACCAAATGTAACTATCGTACTAACTCATTACGACAAAATCAGCCAAACGTCACCAGATTTTCAAAACACGGTGAACGTTGTTCAGAGAACTAGAGATAAGTTTCAAGGTTATGTCGAGTTTTACCCGACAGTATTTACGGTTGATGCCAGGTCATCAGCGTCTGTGAGTAAGCTGACAAGTCATATCAGAAAAACTAGCAAAACTGTTCTGCAGAGAGTTCCTAGAGTTTATGAGCTATGTAATGATCTGATAACTATATTATCTAATTGGAGATCAGAAAATAACGAAAAACCGGCGATGAGGTGGCGAGAGTTTAGCGATTTGTGCCAGATCAAAGTTCCATCTTTACGGGTCCAATCAAGAAACGATCACGTAGTAAATAAAGTGGAGATGCGAAGAAAAGCGGTTGCAACATGTCTTCATCAAATAGGAGAAGTGATATATTTTGAAGAATTAGGGTTCTTGATTTTGGATTTTCAATGGTTTTGCGGCGAGGTGATTAATCAACTCGTGAAGTTTAACGTTAAAAAGACGAGTTGTAATGAAAATACAAGTGGTGGATTTGTTAGTCGAAATGAGTTGGAGAAGATATTGAGAGGAAGTTTTCATAGCCAAATTCCGGGGATGGGGTCGAAGGTTTTTGAGAATTTGGATGCTAGTGATTTAGTGAAGATGATGTTGAaacttgaaatttgtttcgaacAAGATCGATCGGATCCTGAATGTTTGTTATTGATTCCTTTGTTTCTTGAAGAAAACCGAGCGAGAATTCCAAGATGGCGGGAAATTACGTCTGGAAGCATTTTTGTGGGAAGGCATCTTGAATGTCATGATTCGAGCCACATGTTCCTCACCCCAGGGTTCTTTCCAAGATTACAG GTTCACCTACACAACAAAATCGTCGGACTCAACACACAACACGGAGCAACATACAGTCTCGAAAAACACCTCATCGCGATAAACATAAACGGTATCCATATCAGGATCGAACTGGGTGGACAGCTCGGTTACTATGTTGATATTCTCGCTTGTTCCACCAAAAACATAACCGAAACCCTTAAGCTCTTTCGTGAGCTTATATACCCATCTATCCAAACCCTCTGTCAAGGCATAACATTAACCGAAAACATCCTTCGGCCCGAATGTGTCAAAAATCTAACACCACCTCGATACCGAAAAACACAATTTGTGCCACTCCCTTACTTAAAACAAGCTTTACTCTCAGTTCCAGCTGACAGCATGTATGATTATCAGCATACTTGGAGTTCAGTATCTGACTCGGGTCGACCCGTTTTGAGTTCTGGGTTTGACTATGCACGGGACTTACTATCTGAGGATGACTTCAGAGAAGTACTTCATCGAAGGTATAACGACCTTTATAATTTGGCTGTAGAGTTACAAGTTCCGACTGAAAATGAGCAGAATCACGTTCGAGAAAATGAAACGGGTCAAATCGACCCGTCATTTGCTGGAATTGCGAAAGGGGTGGAAGAAGTCATTCAAAGACTTAAGATCATTGAAATGGAAATCAGAGACTTAAAACAAGAAATTCAAGGGCTAAGATACTACGAACATCGACTGTTAACAGAACTGCATCGTAAAGTTAGTTACTTAACGAATTACAATGTTCAAATCGAAGAAAGAAAGGTACCAAACATgttttattttgtaaaaactgaAAACTTTTCAAGAAGATTGGTTACAAATATGATATCTGGGATGACTGCACTTAGGCTACACATGTTATGTGAATTCAAAAGCGAAATGCATGTAGTTTCAGAACAAATTGGGTGCGAAATAATGCAGGTTGACAACAGAACAGTTAACTCATTGGCTCCATACATGAAAGGTTTCATGAAACTGTTGACATTTGGATTGAAAATAGGGGCCCACATAGCTGCAGGGATGGGTGAAATGATACCGGATTTGAGTAAAGAAGTGGCCCATTTGGCTGGTAACCCGCTTGTTTATGGGGCTGTAGGTGCTGCAGCGGTTGGGGCAGTTGGGGTAGCGACAGCTGGCGGTGGGAGTAGAACGCGATCAAGTGATGTTCAGCAAGATATGAAAGCAGCCCAGCAGTGGGTTGTGGATTTTTTAAGGGAAAAAGGGTGTTGTACAGGGAAAGATATAGCGGAGAAATTTGCGTTGTGGAGAGTTCGATATAGGGACGATGGACAGGTGGCGTGGGTCTGTCGAAATCATATGTATACGCGAAGTAATGAAATCGTTGAGGTACCTATGTAG
- the LOC139897802 gene encoding uncharacterized protein has protein sequence MNSISIAPSLAPSIDFRISSRDNNNQFHGYRHRFNCRRNRISAVGEVSDIISNPVEPEITWQIVVGAIAGVTPFVVAGIEFSKRIVAQKKCIECGGSGLVLIEKEYIRCPNCGGFLPWQSWRRFFTG, from the exons ATGAACTCGATATCAATCGCACCAAGTCTAGCTCCTTCAATCGATTTCAGAATCTCTTCACGAGATAACAACAATCAATTTCACGGATATCGTCACCGATTCAATTGCAGACGGAACAGAATCTCCGCCGTCGGTGAAGTTTCCGATATTATTTCCAATCCGGTTGAGCCAGAAATCACGTGGCAAATTGTCGTTGGCGCCATTG CTGGAGTTACGCCTTTCGTGGTTGCAGGGATCGAATTTAGCAAAAGAATA GTAGCTCAGAAGAAATGTATTGAGTGTGGTGGTTCAGGCCTTGTTCTGATTGAAAAGGAATATATACGCTGCCCTAATTGCG GTGGATTTCTGCCATGGCAATCCTGGAGAAGATTCTTCACTGGTTGA